The Bos taurus isolate L1 Dominette 01449 registration number 42190680 breed Hereford chromosome 18, ARS-UCD2.0, whole genome shotgun sequence genome has a window encoding:
- the SPHK2 gene encoding sphingosine kinase 2 isoform X6, producing the protein MISEAGLSFNLIQTERQNHARELVQGLNLSEWDGIVTVSGDGLLYEVLNGLLQRPDWEEAVKTPVGILPCGSGNALAGAVNRHGGFEPALGIDLLLNCSLLLCRGGSHPLDLLSVTLASGSRCFSFLSVAWGFVSDVDIQSERFRALGSARFTLGTVLGLATLHTYRGRFSYLPATVEPASPAPAHGLPRAKSELTLAPAPAPPVAHSPLHRSVSDLPLPLPQPALTSPGSPEPLPILSLNGGGPELAGDWGGAGDAPLSPDPLLPSPPGTPKAAQLSPISEGASEMAASSGLPPPTPGAPVSISAGGPPDHLLPPLGTPIPPGWVTMEGDFVLILAILPSHLGADLVAAPHARFDDGLVHLCWVRSGISRAALLRMFLAMERGTHFSLGCPYLGYAAAHAFRLEPLTPRGVLTVDGEQVEYGPLQAQVHPGLGTLLTGPPGCPGREA; encoded by the exons ATGATCTCCGAAGCGGGGCTGTCCTTCAACCTGATCCAGACAG AACGACAGAACCATGCCCGTGAGCTGGTCCAGGGGCTGAACCTGAGCGAATGGGACGGCATCGTCACAGTCTCGGGAGATGGGCTGCTGTATGAG GTGCTGAATGGACTCCTACAACGCCCCGACTGGGAAGAGGCTGTGAAGACCCCCGTGGGCATTCTCCCCTGTGGCTCGGGCAATGCGTTAGCAGGAGCCGTGAACCGGCATGGGGG ATTTGAGCCTGCCCTGGGCATTGACCTGCTACTCAACTGCTCCTTACTGCTCTGCCGGGGTGGCAGCCACCCGCTGGACCTGCTCTCCGTGACTCTGGCCTCCGGCTCCCGCTGTTTCTCTTTCCTGTCTGTGGCCTGGGGCTTCGTGTCAGATGTGGACATCCAGAGCGAGCGCTTCAGGGCCCTGGGCAGTGCTCGCTTCACGCTGGGCACAGTCCTGGGCCTTGCCACGCTGCACACCTACCGCGGCCGCTTCTCCTACCTCCCTGCCACTGTGGAACCCGCCTCGCCTGCCCCTGCCCATGGCCTGCCAAGGGCCAAGTCAGAGTTGACCCTGGCCCCGGCCCCAGCCCCACCCGTGGCCCACTCACCCCTGCATCGCTCAGTGTCagacctgcccctgcccctgcctcagCCTGCCCTGACCTCCCCTGGCTCACCTGAACCCCTGCCCATCCTGTCTCTCAACGGTGGGGGCCCAGAGCTGGCTGGggactggggtggggctggggatgCCCCACTCTCCCCGGACCCACTGCTGCCCTCGCCCCCGGGGACCCCCAAGGCAGCTCAGCTCTCACCCATCAGCGAGGGGGCCTCAGAAATGGCAGCATCCTCTgggctcccacctcccacccctggtGCCCCAGTATCCATCTCTGCTGGGGGACCACCTGATCACCTGCTCCCTCCTCTAGGCACTCCGATACCCCCAGGCTGGGTGACGATGGAGGGAGACTTTGTGCTTATTTTGGCCATCTTACCCAGCCACCTGGGGGCTGACCTCGTGGCGGCCCCCCACGCGCGCTTTGACGACGGCCTGGTGCACCTGTGCTGGGTTCGCAGCGGCATCTCGCGGGCGGCGCTACTGCGCATGTTTCTGGCCATGGAGCGTGGTACCCACTTCAGCCTGGGCTGTCCGTACCTGGGCTACGCCGCAGCTCATGCCTTCCGCCTAGAGCCGCTCACGCCCCGCGGCGTGCTCACGGTGGACGGGGAGCAGGTGGAGTACGGGCCATTGCAGGCGCAGGTGCATCCTGGCCTCGGTACATTGCTCACGGGTCCTCCAGGCTGCCCTGGGCGGGAAGCCTAA
- the SPHK2 gene encoding sphingosine kinase 2 isoform X5, giving the protein MAQGEITPDLLPRPPRLLLLVNPFGGRGLAWQWCKNHVLPMISEAGLSFNLIQTERQNHARELVQGLNLSEWDGIVTVSGDGLLYEVLNGLLQRPDWEEAVKTPVGILPCGSGNALAGAVNRHGGFEPALGIDLLLNCSLLLCRGGSHPLDLLSVTLASGSRCFSFLSVAWGFVSDVDIQSERFRALGSARFTLGTVLGLATLHTYRGRFSYLPATVEPASPAPAHGLPRAKSELTLAPAPAPPVAHSPLHRSVSDLPLPLPQPALTSPGSPEPLPILSLNGGGPELAGDWGGAGDAPLSPDPLLPSPPGTPKAAQLSPISEGASEMAASSGLPPPTPGAPVSISAGGPPDHLLPPLGTPIPPGWVTMEGDFVLILAILPSHLGADLVAAPHARFDDGLVHLCWVRSGISRAALLRMFLAMERGTHFSLGCPYLGYAAAHAFRLEPLTPRGVLTVDGEQVEYGPLQAQVHPGLGTLLTGPPGCPGREA; this is encoded by the exons ATGGCACAAGGAG AAATCACCCCGGACCTCCTGCCTAGGCCGCCCCGATTGCTCCTATTGGTCAATCCCTTTGGGGGGCGGGGCCTGGCCTGGCAGTGGTGTAAGAACCATGTGCTGCCCATGATCTCCGAAGCGGGGCTGTCCTTCAACCTGATCCAGACAG AACGACAGAACCATGCCCGTGAGCTGGTCCAGGGGCTGAACCTGAGCGAATGGGACGGCATCGTCACAGTCTCGGGAGATGGGCTGCTGTATGAG GTGCTGAATGGACTCCTACAACGCCCCGACTGGGAAGAGGCTGTGAAGACCCCCGTGGGCATTCTCCCCTGTGGCTCGGGCAATGCGTTAGCAGGAGCCGTGAACCGGCATGGGGG ATTTGAGCCTGCCCTGGGCATTGACCTGCTACTCAACTGCTCCTTACTGCTCTGCCGGGGTGGCAGCCACCCGCTGGACCTGCTCTCCGTGACTCTGGCCTCCGGCTCCCGCTGTTTCTCTTTCCTGTCTGTGGCCTGGGGCTTCGTGTCAGATGTGGACATCCAGAGCGAGCGCTTCAGGGCCCTGGGCAGTGCTCGCTTCACGCTGGGCACAGTCCTGGGCCTTGCCACGCTGCACACCTACCGCGGCCGCTTCTCCTACCTCCCTGCCACTGTGGAACCCGCCTCGCCTGCCCCTGCCCATGGCCTGCCAAGGGCCAAGTCAGAGTTGACCCTGGCCCCGGCCCCAGCCCCACCCGTGGCCCACTCACCCCTGCATCGCTCAGTGTCagacctgcccctgcccctgcctcagCCTGCCCTGACCTCCCCTGGCTCACCTGAACCCCTGCCCATCCTGTCTCTCAACGGTGGGGGCCCAGAGCTGGCTGGggactggggtggggctggggatgCCCCACTCTCCCCGGACCCACTGCTGCCCTCGCCCCCGGGGACCCCCAAGGCAGCTCAGCTCTCACCCATCAGCGAGGGGGCCTCAGAAATGGCAGCATCCTCTgggctcccacctcccacccctggtGCCCCAGTATCCATCTCTGCTGGGGGACCACCTGATCACCTGCTCCCTCCTCTAGGCACTCCGATACCCCCAGGCTGGGTGACGATGGAGGGAGACTTTGTGCTTATTTTGGCCATCTTACCCAGCCACCTGGGGGCTGACCTCGTGGCGGCCCCCCACGCGCGCTTTGACGACGGCCTGGTGCACCTGTGCTGGGTTCGCAGCGGCATCTCGCGGGCGGCGCTACTGCGCATGTTTCTGGCCATGGAGCGTGGTACCCACTTCAGCCTGGGCTGTCCGTACCTGGGCTACGCCGCAGCTCATGCCTTCCGCCTAGAGCCGCTCACGCCCCGCGGCGTGCTCACGGTGGACGGGGAGCAGGTGGAGTACGGGCCATTGCAGGCGCAGGTGCATCCTGGCCTCGGTACATTGCTCACGGGTCCTCCAGGCTGCCCTGGGCGGGAAGCCTAA
- the SPHK2 gene encoding sphingosine kinase 2 isoform X4: MAPPPPLAPSTPLLHGEFGSYPDRGPRFALTLTPQALHIQRLRPKPEARPRGGLVLLTEVSGCCTLRSRSPLDSAAYFCVYTYPRGRRGARRRAARTFRADGAATYEENRAEAQRWATALTCLLRGLPLPGDGEITPDLLPRPPRLLLLVNPFGGRGLAWQWCKNHVLPMISEAGLSFNLIQTERQNHARELVQGLNLSEWDGIVTVSGDGLLYEVLNGLLQRPDWEEAVKTPVGILPCGSGNALAGAVNRHGGFEPALGIDLLLNCSLLLCRGGSHPLDLLSVTLASGSRCFSFLSVAWGFVSDVDIQSERFRALGSARFTLGTVLGLATLHTYRGRFSYLPATVEPASPAPAHGLPRAKSELTLAPAPAPPVAHSPLHRSVSDLPLPLPQPALTSPGSPEPLPILSLNGGGPELAGDWGGAGDAPLSPDPLLPSPPGTPKAAQLSPISEGASEMAASSGLPPPTPGAPVSISAGGPPDHLLPPLGTPIPPGWVTMEGDFVLILAILPSHLGADLVAAPHARFDDGLVHLCWVRSGISRAALLRMFLAMERGTHFSLGCPYLGYAAAHAFRLEPLTPRGVLTVDGEQVEYGPLQAQVHPGLGTLLTGPPGCPGREA, encoded by the exons ATGGCCCCCCCACCGCCACTGGCCCCCAGCACCCCACTCCTGCATGGCGAGTTTGGCTCCTACCCAGACCGCGGCCCACGCTTCGCCCTCACTCTCACACCACAAGCCCTGCACATACAGCGGTTGCGCCCAAAGCCCGAGGCCCGGCCCCGGGGTGGCCTGGTCCTGCTGACCGAGGTCTCAGGCTGCTGCACCCTGCGGAGCCGAAGCCCCCTGGACTCAGCAGCCTACTTCTGCGTCTACACCTACCCCAGGGGCCGGCGCGGGGCCCGGCGCAGAGCTGCACGCACCTTCCGGGCCGACGGGGCAGCCACCTACGAGGAGAACCGCGCTGAGGCCCAGCGCTGGGCCACTGCCCTCACGTGTCTGCTCCGTGGACTGCCACTGCCTGGGGACGGGG AAATCACCCCGGACCTCCTGCCTAGGCCGCCCCGATTGCTCCTATTGGTCAATCCCTTTGGGGGGCGGGGCCTGGCCTGGCAGTGGTGTAAGAACCATGTGCTGCCCATGATCTCCGAAGCGGGGCTGTCCTTCAACCTGATCCAGACAG AACGACAGAACCATGCCCGTGAGCTGGTCCAGGGGCTGAACCTGAGCGAATGGGACGGCATCGTCACAGTCTCGGGAGATGGGCTGCTGTATGAG GTGCTGAATGGACTCCTACAACGCCCCGACTGGGAAGAGGCTGTGAAGACCCCCGTGGGCATTCTCCCCTGTGGCTCGGGCAATGCGTTAGCAGGAGCCGTGAACCGGCATGGGGG ATTTGAGCCTGCCCTGGGCATTGACCTGCTACTCAACTGCTCCTTACTGCTCTGCCGGGGTGGCAGCCACCCGCTGGACCTGCTCTCCGTGACTCTGGCCTCCGGCTCCCGCTGTTTCTCTTTCCTGTCTGTGGCCTGGGGCTTCGTGTCAGATGTGGACATCCAGAGCGAGCGCTTCAGGGCCCTGGGCAGTGCTCGCTTCACGCTGGGCACAGTCCTGGGCCTTGCCACGCTGCACACCTACCGCGGCCGCTTCTCCTACCTCCCTGCCACTGTGGAACCCGCCTCGCCTGCCCCTGCCCATGGCCTGCCAAGGGCCAAGTCAGAGTTGACCCTGGCCCCGGCCCCAGCCCCACCCGTGGCCCACTCACCCCTGCATCGCTCAGTGTCagacctgcccctgcccctgcctcagCCTGCCCTGACCTCCCCTGGCTCACCTGAACCCCTGCCCATCCTGTCTCTCAACGGTGGGGGCCCAGAGCTGGCTGGggactggggtggggctggggatgCCCCACTCTCCCCGGACCCACTGCTGCCCTCGCCCCCGGGGACCCCCAAGGCAGCTCAGCTCTCACCCATCAGCGAGGGGGCCTCAGAAATGGCAGCATCCTCTgggctcccacctcccacccctggtGCCCCAGTATCCATCTCTGCTGGGGGACCACCTGATCACCTGCTCCCTCCTCTAGGCACTCCGATACCCCCAGGCTGGGTGACGATGGAGGGAGACTTTGTGCTTATTTTGGCCATCTTACCCAGCCACCTGGGGGCTGACCTCGTGGCGGCCCCCCACGCGCGCTTTGACGACGGCCTGGTGCACCTGTGCTGGGTTCGCAGCGGCATCTCGCGGGCGGCGCTACTGCGCATGTTTCTGGCCATGGAGCGTGGTACCCACTTCAGCCTGGGCTGTCCGTACCTGGGCTACGCCGCAGCTCATGCCTTCCGCCTAGAGCCGCTCACGCCCCGCGGCGTGCTCACGGTGGACGGGGAGCAGGTGGAGTACGGGCCATTGCAGGCGCAGGTGCATCCTGGCCTCGGTACATTGCTCACGGGTCCTCCAGGCTGCCCTGGGCGGGAAGCCTAA
- the SPHK2 gene encoding sphingosine kinase 2 isoform X3 gives MKTQRPEQELTWSWGYRPRSALDRVKAMAPPPPLAPSTPLLHGEFGSYPDRGPRFALTLTPQALHIQRLRPKPEARPRGGLVLLTEVSGCCTLRSRSPLDSAAYFCVYTYPRGRRGARRRAARTFRADGAATYEENRAEAQRWATALTCLLRGLPLPGDGEITPDLLPRPPRLLLLVNPFGGRGLAWQWCKNHVLPMISEAGLSFNLIQTERQNHARELVQGLNLSEWDGIVTVSGDGLLYEVLNGLLQRPDWEEAVKTPVGILPCGSGNALAGAVNRHGGFEPALGIDLLLNCSLLLCRGGSHPLDLLSVTLASGSRCFSFLSVAWGFVSDVDIQSERFRALGSARFTLGTVLGLATLHTYRGRFSYLPATVEPASPAPAHGLPRAKSELTLAPAPAPPVAHSPLHRSVSDLPLPLPQPALTSPGSPEPLPILSLNGGGPELAGDWGGAGDAPLSPDPLLPSPPGTPKAAQLSPISEGASEMAASSGLPPPTPGAPVSISAGGPPDHLLPPLGTPIPPGWVTMEGDFVLILAILPSHLGADLVAAPHARFDDGLVHLCWVRSGISRAALLRMFLAMERGTHFSLGCPYLGYAAAHAFRLEPLTPRGVLTVDGEQVEYGPLQAQVHPGLGTLLTGPPGCPGREA, from the exons ATGAAAACTCAG aggccAGAGCAGGAGCTGACCTGGAGCTGGGGCTACCGGCCTAGAAGCGCCCTGGACAGGGTCAAGGCCATGGCCCCCCCACCGCCACTGGCCCCCAGCACCCCACTCCTGCATGGCGAGTTTGGCTCCTACCCAGACCGCGGCCCACGCTTCGCCCTCACTCTCACACCACAAGCCCTGCACATACAGCGGTTGCGCCCAAAGCCCGAGGCCCGGCCCCGGGGTGGCCTGGTCCTGCTGACCGAGGTCTCAGGCTGCTGCACCCTGCGGAGCCGAAGCCCCCTGGACTCAGCAGCCTACTTCTGCGTCTACACCTACCCCAGGGGCCGGCGCGGGGCCCGGCGCAGAGCTGCACGCACCTTCCGGGCCGACGGGGCAGCCACCTACGAGGAGAACCGCGCTGAGGCCCAGCGCTGGGCCACTGCCCTCACGTGTCTGCTCCGTGGACTGCCACTGCCTGGGGACGGGG AAATCACCCCGGACCTCCTGCCTAGGCCGCCCCGATTGCTCCTATTGGTCAATCCCTTTGGGGGGCGGGGCCTGGCCTGGCAGTGGTGTAAGAACCATGTGCTGCCCATGATCTCCGAAGCGGGGCTGTCCTTCAACCTGATCCAGACAG AACGACAGAACCATGCCCGTGAGCTGGTCCAGGGGCTGAACCTGAGCGAATGGGACGGCATCGTCACAGTCTCGGGAGATGGGCTGCTGTATGAG GTGCTGAATGGACTCCTACAACGCCCCGACTGGGAAGAGGCTGTGAAGACCCCCGTGGGCATTCTCCCCTGTGGCTCGGGCAATGCGTTAGCAGGAGCCGTGAACCGGCATGGGGG ATTTGAGCCTGCCCTGGGCATTGACCTGCTACTCAACTGCTCCTTACTGCTCTGCCGGGGTGGCAGCCACCCGCTGGACCTGCTCTCCGTGACTCTGGCCTCCGGCTCCCGCTGTTTCTCTTTCCTGTCTGTGGCCTGGGGCTTCGTGTCAGATGTGGACATCCAGAGCGAGCGCTTCAGGGCCCTGGGCAGTGCTCGCTTCACGCTGGGCACAGTCCTGGGCCTTGCCACGCTGCACACCTACCGCGGCCGCTTCTCCTACCTCCCTGCCACTGTGGAACCCGCCTCGCCTGCCCCTGCCCATGGCCTGCCAAGGGCCAAGTCAGAGTTGACCCTGGCCCCGGCCCCAGCCCCACCCGTGGCCCACTCACCCCTGCATCGCTCAGTGTCagacctgcccctgcccctgcctcagCCTGCCCTGACCTCCCCTGGCTCACCTGAACCCCTGCCCATCCTGTCTCTCAACGGTGGGGGCCCAGAGCTGGCTGGggactggggtggggctggggatgCCCCACTCTCCCCGGACCCACTGCTGCCCTCGCCCCCGGGGACCCCCAAGGCAGCTCAGCTCTCACCCATCAGCGAGGGGGCCTCAGAAATGGCAGCATCCTCTgggctcccacctcccacccctggtGCCCCAGTATCCATCTCTGCTGGGGGACCACCTGATCACCTGCTCCCTCCTCTAGGCACTCCGATACCCCCAGGCTGGGTGACGATGGAGGGAGACTTTGTGCTTATTTTGGCCATCTTACCCAGCCACCTGGGGGCTGACCTCGTGGCGGCCCCCCACGCGCGCTTTGACGACGGCCTGGTGCACCTGTGCTGGGTTCGCAGCGGCATCTCGCGGGCGGCGCTACTGCGCATGTTTCTGGCCATGGAGCGTGGTACCCACTTCAGCCTGGGCTGTCCGTACCTGGGCTACGCCGCAGCTCATGCCTTCCGCCTAGAGCCGCTCACGCCCCGCGGCGTGCTCACGGTGGACGGGGAGCAGGTGGAGTACGGGCCATTGCAGGCGCAGGTGCATCCTGGCCTCGGTACATTGCTCACGGGTCCTCCAGGCTGCCCTGGGCGGGAAGCCTAA
- the SPHK2 gene encoding sphingosine kinase 2 isoform X2, whose translation MNGNLEAEERQDQRPEQELTWSWGYRPRSALDRVKAMAPPPPLAPSTPLLHGEFGSYPDRGPRFALTLTPQALHIQRLRPKPEARPRGGLVLLTEVSGCCTLRSRSPLDSAAYFCVYTYPRGRRGARRRAARTFRADGAATYEENRAEAQRWATALTCLLRGLPLPGDGEITPDLLPRPPRLLLLVNPFGGRGLAWQWCKNHVLPMISEAGLSFNLIQTERQNHARELVQGLNLSEWDGIVTVSGDGLLYEVLNGLLQRPDWEEAVKTPVGILPCGSGNALAGAVNRHGGFEPALGIDLLLNCSLLLCRGGSHPLDLLSVTLASGSRCFSFLSVAWGFVSDVDIQSERFRALGSARFTLGTVLGLATLHTYRGRFSYLPATVEPASPAPAHGLPRAKSELTLAPAPAPPVAHSPLHRSVSDLPLPLPQPALTSPGSPEPLPILSLNGGGPELAGDWGGAGDAPLSPDPLLPSPPGTPKAAQLSPISEGASEMAASSGLPPPTPGAPVSISAGGPPDHLLPPLGTPIPPGWVTMEGDFVLILAILPSHLGADLVAAPHARFDDGLVHLCWVRSGISRAALLRMFLAMERGTHFSLGCPYLGYAAAHAFRLEPLTPRGVLTVDGEQVEYGPLQAQVHPGLGTLLTGPPGCPGREA comes from the exons atgaatggaaaccTTGAAGCAGAGGAGCGGCAGGACCAG aggccAGAGCAGGAGCTGACCTGGAGCTGGGGCTACCGGCCTAGAAGCGCCCTGGACAGGGTCAAGGCCATGGCCCCCCCACCGCCACTGGCCCCCAGCACCCCACTCCTGCATGGCGAGTTTGGCTCCTACCCAGACCGCGGCCCACGCTTCGCCCTCACTCTCACACCACAAGCCCTGCACATACAGCGGTTGCGCCCAAAGCCCGAGGCCCGGCCCCGGGGTGGCCTGGTCCTGCTGACCGAGGTCTCAGGCTGCTGCACCCTGCGGAGCCGAAGCCCCCTGGACTCAGCAGCCTACTTCTGCGTCTACACCTACCCCAGGGGCCGGCGCGGGGCCCGGCGCAGAGCTGCACGCACCTTCCGGGCCGACGGGGCAGCCACCTACGAGGAGAACCGCGCTGAGGCCCAGCGCTGGGCCACTGCCCTCACGTGTCTGCTCCGTGGACTGCCACTGCCTGGGGACGGGG AAATCACCCCGGACCTCCTGCCTAGGCCGCCCCGATTGCTCCTATTGGTCAATCCCTTTGGGGGGCGGGGCCTGGCCTGGCAGTGGTGTAAGAACCATGTGCTGCCCATGATCTCCGAAGCGGGGCTGTCCTTCAACCTGATCCAGACAG AACGACAGAACCATGCCCGTGAGCTGGTCCAGGGGCTGAACCTGAGCGAATGGGACGGCATCGTCACAGTCTCGGGAGATGGGCTGCTGTATGAG GTGCTGAATGGACTCCTACAACGCCCCGACTGGGAAGAGGCTGTGAAGACCCCCGTGGGCATTCTCCCCTGTGGCTCGGGCAATGCGTTAGCAGGAGCCGTGAACCGGCATGGGGG ATTTGAGCCTGCCCTGGGCATTGACCTGCTACTCAACTGCTCCTTACTGCTCTGCCGGGGTGGCAGCCACCCGCTGGACCTGCTCTCCGTGACTCTGGCCTCCGGCTCCCGCTGTTTCTCTTTCCTGTCTGTGGCCTGGGGCTTCGTGTCAGATGTGGACATCCAGAGCGAGCGCTTCAGGGCCCTGGGCAGTGCTCGCTTCACGCTGGGCACAGTCCTGGGCCTTGCCACGCTGCACACCTACCGCGGCCGCTTCTCCTACCTCCCTGCCACTGTGGAACCCGCCTCGCCTGCCCCTGCCCATGGCCTGCCAAGGGCCAAGTCAGAGTTGACCCTGGCCCCGGCCCCAGCCCCACCCGTGGCCCACTCACCCCTGCATCGCTCAGTGTCagacctgcccctgcccctgcctcagCCTGCCCTGACCTCCCCTGGCTCACCTGAACCCCTGCCCATCCTGTCTCTCAACGGTGGGGGCCCAGAGCTGGCTGGggactggggtggggctggggatgCCCCACTCTCCCCGGACCCACTGCTGCCCTCGCCCCCGGGGACCCCCAAGGCAGCTCAGCTCTCACCCATCAGCGAGGGGGCCTCAGAAATGGCAGCATCCTCTgggctcccacctcccacccctggtGCCCCAGTATCCATCTCTGCTGGGGGACCACCTGATCACCTGCTCCCTCCTCTAGGCACTCCGATACCCCCAGGCTGGGTGACGATGGAGGGAGACTTTGTGCTTATTTTGGCCATCTTACCCAGCCACCTGGGGGCTGACCTCGTGGCGGCCCCCCACGCGCGCTTTGACGACGGCCTGGTGCACCTGTGCTGGGTTCGCAGCGGCATCTCGCGGGCGGCGCTACTGCGCATGTTTCTGGCCATGGAGCGTGGTACCCACTTCAGCCTGGGCTGTCCGTACCTGGGCTACGCCGCAGCTCATGCCTTCCGCCTAGAGCCGCTCACGCCCCGCGGCGTGCTCACGGTGGACGGGGAGCAGGTGGAGTACGGGCCATTGCAGGCGCAGGTGCATCCTGGCCTCGGTACATTGCTCACGGGTCCTCCAGGCTGCCCTGGGCGGGAAGCCTAA
- the SPHK2 gene encoding sphingosine kinase 2 isoform X1, with translation MWLSLSNPLVPPCHTLSQSFQRPEQELTWSWGYRPRSALDRVKAMAPPPPLAPSTPLLHGEFGSYPDRGPRFALTLTPQALHIQRLRPKPEARPRGGLVLLTEVSGCCTLRSRSPLDSAAYFCVYTYPRGRRGARRRAARTFRADGAATYEENRAEAQRWATALTCLLRGLPLPGDGEITPDLLPRPPRLLLLVNPFGGRGLAWQWCKNHVLPMISEAGLSFNLIQTERQNHARELVQGLNLSEWDGIVTVSGDGLLYEVLNGLLQRPDWEEAVKTPVGILPCGSGNALAGAVNRHGGFEPALGIDLLLNCSLLLCRGGSHPLDLLSVTLASGSRCFSFLSVAWGFVSDVDIQSERFRALGSARFTLGTVLGLATLHTYRGRFSYLPATVEPASPAPAHGLPRAKSELTLAPAPAPPVAHSPLHRSVSDLPLPLPQPALTSPGSPEPLPILSLNGGGPELAGDWGGAGDAPLSPDPLLPSPPGTPKAAQLSPISEGASEMAASSGLPPPTPGAPVSISAGGPPDHLLPPLGTPIPPGWVTMEGDFVLILAILPSHLGADLVAAPHARFDDGLVHLCWVRSGISRAALLRMFLAMERGTHFSLGCPYLGYAAAHAFRLEPLTPRGVLTVDGEQVEYGPLQAQVHPGLGTLLTGPPGCPGREA, from the exons ATGTGGCTCTCCCTCTCCAACCCCTTAGTTCCCCCATGTCACACCCTTTCTCAGTCTTTCCAG aggccAGAGCAGGAGCTGACCTGGAGCTGGGGCTACCGGCCTAGAAGCGCCCTGGACAGGGTCAAGGCCATGGCCCCCCCACCGCCACTGGCCCCCAGCACCCCACTCCTGCATGGCGAGTTTGGCTCCTACCCAGACCGCGGCCCACGCTTCGCCCTCACTCTCACACCACAAGCCCTGCACATACAGCGGTTGCGCCCAAAGCCCGAGGCCCGGCCCCGGGGTGGCCTGGTCCTGCTGACCGAGGTCTCAGGCTGCTGCACCCTGCGGAGCCGAAGCCCCCTGGACTCAGCAGCCTACTTCTGCGTCTACACCTACCCCAGGGGCCGGCGCGGGGCCCGGCGCAGAGCTGCACGCACCTTCCGGGCCGACGGGGCAGCCACCTACGAGGAGAACCGCGCTGAGGCCCAGCGCTGGGCCACTGCCCTCACGTGTCTGCTCCGTGGACTGCCACTGCCTGGGGACGGGG AAATCACCCCGGACCTCCTGCCTAGGCCGCCCCGATTGCTCCTATTGGTCAATCCCTTTGGGGGGCGGGGCCTGGCCTGGCAGTGGTGTAAGAACCATGTGCTGCCCATGATCTCCGAAGCGGGGCTGTCCTTCAACCTGATCCAGACAG AACGACAGAACCATGCCCGTGAGCTGGTCCAGGGGCTGAACCTGAGCGAATGGGACGGCATCGTCACAGTCTCGGGAGATGGGCTGCTGTATGAG GTGCTGAATGGACTCCTACAACGCCCCGACTGGGAAGAGGCTGTGAAGACCCCCGTGGGCATTCTCCCCTGTGGCTCGGGCAATGCGTTAGCAGGAGCCGTGAACCGGCATGGGGG ATTTGAGCCTGCCCTGGGCATTGACCTGCTACTCAACTGCTCCTTACTGCTCTGCCGGGGTGGCAGCCACCCGCTGGACCTGCTCTCCGTGACTCTGGCCTCCGGCTCCCGCTGTTTCTCTTTCCTGTCTGTGGCCTGGGGCTTCGTGTCAGATGTGGACATCCAGAGCGAGCGCTTCAGGGCCCTGGGCAGTGCTCGCTTCACGCTGGGCACAGTCCTGGGCCTTGCCACGCTGCACACCTACCGCGGCCGCTTCTCCTACCTCCCTGCCACTGTGGAACCCGCCTCGCCTGCCCCTGCCCATGGCCTGCCAAGGGCCAAGTCAGAGTTGACCCTGGCCCCGGCCCCAGCCCCACCCGTGGCCCACTCACCCCTGCATCGCTCAGTGTCagacctgcccctgcccctgcctcagCCTGCCCTGACCTCCCCTGGCTCACCTGAACCCCTGCCCATCCTGTCTCTCAACGGTGGGGGCCCAGAGCTGGCTGGggactggggtggggctggggatgCCCCACTCTCCCCGGACCCACTGCTGCCCTCGCCCCCGGGGACCCCCAAGGCAGCTCAGCTCTCACCCATCAGCGAGGGGGCCTCAGAAATGGCAGCATCCTCTgggctcccacctcccacccctggtGCCCCAGTATCCATCTCTGCTGGGGGACCACCTGATCACCTGCTCCCTCCTCTAGGCACTCCGATACCCCCAGGCTGGGTGACGATGGAGGGAGACTTTGTGCTTATTTTGGCCATCTTACCCAGCCACCTGGGGGCTGACCTCGTGGCGGCCCCCCACGCGCGCTTTGACGACGGCCTGGTGCACCTGTGCTGGGTTCGCAGCGGCATCTCGCGGGCGGCGCTACTGCGCATGTTTCTGGCCATGGAGCGTGGTACCCACTTCAGCCTGGGCTGTCCGTACCTGGGCTACGCCGCAGCTCATGCCTTCCGCCTAGAGCCGCTCACGCCCCGCGGCGTGCTCACGGTGGACGGGGAGCAGGTGGAGTACGGGCCATTGCAGGCGCAGGTGCATCCTGGCCTCGGTACATTGCTCACGGGTCCTCCAGGCTGCCCTGGGCGGGAAGCCTAA